In a genomic window of Streptomyces pristinaespiralis:
- a CDS encoding glycoside hydrolase family 18 protein — MRRRTFVRAAVAVCSLSLVATLAPAAVATSAQDGDRGSGHGHHKQSYKRVGYFTQWGVYGRDFQVKDMDTSGQAARLTHINYAFGNVNADGKCFTGNIPGEADAWADYVRPLEAADSVDGVADTAEQPLAGNFNQLRELKAKHPGLKVMISLGGWSWSTHFSDAARTPESRKALVSSCIDLYIKGNLPADGARGGAGAAAGLFDGIDIDWEWPGSEGDADTVYRPEDKKNFTALVHEFRTQLDDYAESRQKDRGGQRKHYELSAFVPTAPAKIDAGFEVRKIMRDFDFVNLQGYDFHVSGEKTTAQQSALYARGDFSVDQTVRDWLRRGAPARKLVVGMPFYGQGWTGVTGGGDGMGQPATAPAPATWAAGYEDYKALKKLADSGAYEVHRDRRNGHAWLFDGTTLWTYDDPSVLRAKTSYIRDRGLGGAMFWSLDGDTADGELTAAVDGGLSRR; from the coding sequence ATGCGTCGAAGAACCTTTGTCCGGGCGGCCGTTGCCGTCTGCTCGCTCTCGCTCGTCGCCACCCTCGCCCCCGCCGCCGTCGCCACCTCGGCCCAGGACGGCGACCGGGGCAGCGGCCACGGCCACCACAAGCAGTCGTACAAACGTGTCGGCTACTTCACCCAATGGGGCGTCTACGGCCGGGACTTCCAGGTCAAGGACATGGACACCAGTGGCCAGGCCGCCAGACTCACCCACATCAACTACGCCTTCGGCAACGTGAACGCCGACGGCAAGTGCTTCACCGGGAACATCCCCGGCGAGGCCGACGCCTGGGCGGACTACGTCAGGCCGCTGGAGGCCGCGGACTCGGTCGACGGCGTCGCCGACACCGCGGAGCAGCCGCTCGCCGGCAACTTCAACCAGCTGCGCGAGCTCAAGGCCAAGCACCCCGGCCTGAAAGTCATGATCTCGCTGGGCGGCTGGAGCTGGTCCACCCACTTCTCGGACGCGGCCCGGACGCCCGAGTCGCGCAAGGCGCTCGTCTCCTCGTGCATCGACCTCTACATCAAGGGCAACCTTCCGGCCGACGGAGCGCGCGGGGGCGCGGGCGCGGCGGCCGGACTGTTCGACGGCATCGACATCGACTGGGAGTGGCCGGGCTCCGAGGGCGACGCCGACACCGTGTACCGGCCCGAGGACAAGAAGAACTTCACGGCGCTGGTGCACGAGTTCCGCACCCAGCTGGACGACTACGCCGAGTCCCGGCAGAAGGACCGGGGCGGTCAGCGCAAGCACTACGAGCTGTCCGCCTTCGTGCCGACCGCGCCGGCCAAGATCGACGCCGGTTTCGAGGTCCGCAAGATCATGCGGGACTTCGACTTCGTCAACCTCCAGGGCTACGACTTCCACGTCTCCGGCGAGAAGACCACCGCCCAGCAGTCGGCGCTGTACGCCCGCGGGGACTTCAGCGTCGACCAGACCGTCCGCGACTGGCTGCGGCGCGGCGCGCCGGCACGCAAGCTGGTGGTCGGGATGCCCTTCTACGGGCAGGGGTGGACCGGAGTGACCGGCGGGGGCGACGGCATGGGGCAGCCGGCGACGGCACCCGCCCCGGCGACCTGGGCGGCCGGCTACGAGGACTACAAGGCCCTCAAGAAGCTCGCCGACTCCGGTGCCTACGAAGTCCACCGCGACCGGCGCAACGGGCACGCGTGGCTCTTCGACGGCACGACCCTGTGGACGTACGACGATCCCTCGGTGCTGCGCGCCAAGACGTCGTACATCCGCGACCGCGGTCTCGGCGGCGCGATGTTCTGGTCGCTCGACGGGGACACCGCCGACGGCGAGCTGACGGCCGCGGTCGACGGCGGCCTGAGCCGCCGCTGA